One window from the genome of Jiangella alba encodes:
- a CDS encoding thiamine pyrophosphate-dependent enzyme, producing MSTPAALEQALFTAIEALPAAAPSSDEDDGVLRGVFDAQVTSRHLDVVARELRAAGRGFYTIGSAGHESNAVVATALRPSDPALLHYRSGGFYAARAAQVPGSTPVRDVLQSLMGAADEPIAGGRHKVFGHAALSIVPQTSTIASHLPRAVGLAVALHRAHRLGVPTSWADDAVVVCSFGDASANHSTAVGAVNTALNTAYGGLPVPILFVCEDNGIGISVPTPAGWIETSYGSRPGLTYVQADGADTRTALTAARRAAGYVREQRRPAFLHLRTVRYLGHAGSDAEIGYRTPAEIAADHARDPILGTARALVASGAATPAELIARYRELRAEVDVVADELNGARTLGSATEIVAPLAPRTPDAVARAATDLYDEARAKQPATLAESINATLSAALERDRRVVVFGEDVGRKGGVYGVTRGLARKHGRARVFDTLLDEQSILGLGLGAGLAGLVPVPEIQYLAYLHNAEDQLRGEAASLAFFSTGQYRNPLVVRIAGLAYQRGFGGHFHNDNGVAVLRDIPGLVVACPSRGDDAAAMLRTCLAAAAVDGTVSAFLEPIALYHTRDLHSDGDGGWLAADAGEHVPIGRARVHGAGADLTIVTFGNGVPMSLRVARRLADRKISAQVLDLRWLAPLPVEDIVREANLTGKVLVADETRHSGGVGEGVVTALVESGYDGRIARVASHDSFVPLGSAASHVLLGEQHIETAAVELAEKE from the coding sequence GTGAGCACCCCGGCCGCGCTCGAGCAGGCGCTGTTCACGGCGATCGAGGCGCTGCCCGCGGCGGCGCCGTCGAGCGACGAGGACGACGGCGTCCTGCGCGGCGTCTTCGACGCCCAGGTGACCAGCCGGCACCTGGACGTCGTCGCGCGGGAGCTGCGGGCGGCCGGGCGCGGCTTCTACACCATCGGGTCGGCCGGTCACGAGTCGAACGCCGTGGTCGCGACGGCGCTGCGGCCCAGCGACCCGGCGCTGCTGCACTACCGCTCGGGCGGCTTCTACGCCGCCCGGGCGGCCCAGGTGCCGGGCAGCACGCCGGTCCGCGACGTGCTGCAGAGCCTCATGGGCGCCGCCGACGAGCCGATCGCCGGCGGCCGGCACAAGGTGTTCGGCCACGCCGCGCTGTCGATCGTCCCGCAGACCTCGACCATCGCCTCGCACCTGCCGCGCGCCGTCGGGCTGGCGGTCGCGCTGCACCGGGCGCACCGGCTCGGCGTGCCCACGTCCTGGGCCGACGACGCGGTCGTGGTCTGCTCGTTCGGCGACGCGTCGGCGAACCACTCGACCGCCGTCGGCGCCGTCAACACCGCCCTGAACACGGCGTACGGCGGGCTGCCGGTGCCGATCCTGTTCGTCTGCGAGGACAACGGCATCGGCATCTCGGTCCCGACCCCGGCCGGCTGGATCGAGACGTCCTACGGCTCGCGGCCCGGCCTCACCTACGTCCAGGCCGACGGCGCCGACACCAGGACGGCGCTGACGGCGGCCCGGCGGGCGGCCGGCTACGTCCGCGAGCAGCGCCGGCCCGCGTTCCTGCACCTGCGCACCGTCCGCTACCTCGGGCACGCCGGCAGCGACGCCGAGATCGGCTACCGCACGCCGGCCGAGATCGCCGCCGACCACGCCCGCGACCCGATCCTCGGCACCGCCCGCGCGCTGGTCGCGTCCGGCGCCGCGACACCCGCCGAGCTGATCGCCCGGTACCGCGAGCTGCGCGCCGAGGTCGACGTCGTCGCCGACGAGCTGAACGGCGCCCGCACGCTCGGGTCGGCGACGGAGATCGTCGCGCCGCTCGCCCCGCGCACGCCCGACGCCGTCGCCCGGGCCGCCACCGACCTGTACGACGAGGCCCGCGCGAAGCAGCCGGCCACGCTGGCCGAGTCGATCAACGCCACGCTGTCGGCCGCCCTCGAGCGCGACCGCCGCGTCGTCGTGTTCGGCGAGGACGTCGGGCGCAAGGGCGGCGTGTACGGCGTCACCCGCGGCCTGGCCCGCAAGCACGGCCGCGCCCGGGTGTTCGACACGCTGCTGGACGAGCAGTCGATCCTCGGCCTCGGGCTGGGCGCCGGGCTGGCCGGGCTGGTCCCCGTCCCGGAGATCCAGTACCTCGCCTACCTGCACAACGCCGAGGACCAGCTGCGCGGCGAGGCGGCATCCCTGGCGTTCTTCTCCACCGGGCAGTACCGCAACCCGCTGGTCGTCCGCATCGCCGGGCTCGCCTACCAGCGCGGCTTCGGCGGGCACTTCCACAACGACAACGGCGTGGCGGTGCTGCGCGACATCCCCGGCCTGGTGGTCGCCTGCCCGTCCCGCGGCGACGACGCGGCGGCCATGCTGCGCACCTGCCTGGCCGCGGCCGCCGTCGACGGGACGGTGTCGGCGTTCCTCGAGCCCATCGCGCTCTACCACACCCGTGACCTGCACTCCGACGGCGACGGCGGCTGGCTCGCGGCCGACGCGGGCGAGCACGTGCCGATCGGCCGGGCCCGCGTGCACGGCGCCGGGGCCGACCTCACCATCGTCACGTTCGGCAACGGCGTGCCGATGAGCCTGCGGGTGGCCCGCCGCCTCGCCGACCGGAAGATCAGCGCCCAGGTGCTGGACCTGCGCTGGCTGGCGCCGCTGCCGGTCGAGGACATCGTCCGCGAGGCCAACCTCACCGGCAAGGTGCTGGTGGCCGACGAGACCCGGCACTCCGGCGGCGTCGGCGAGGGGGTCGTCACGGCGCTGGTGGAGTCCGGGTACGACGGCCGCATCGCCCGCGTCGCCAGCCACGACAGCTTCGTGCCGCTGGGCAGCGCCGCGAGCCACGTGCTGCTCGGAGAGCAGCACATCGAGACGGCCGCCGTCGAGCTGGCCGAGAAGGAGTGA
- a CDS encoding aldehyde dehydrogenase family protein, producing the protein MSRTVTSVVDGQAVPGDRTVASLNPADLDDVVGEVSLAPGRIFTAAASVARNAQRAWADVPAPVRGRAIAHIGRVVEENAESLARLVTREIGKPYAEALGEVREIVDTCDFFLGEGRRLYGQTVPSEMPDKQLFTFRNPVGTVAVITAGNFPVAVPSWYIVPALLTGNTIVWKPAEYSAVVSNAFHDLFVKGGGLPDGVFNLVHADGAETYAGLQESLELGYIDKVGFTGSSEVGREIGALTGRHLQTACLELGGKNPLVVAPSADLDLAVEGALFSGFGTAGQRCTSLGTVIVHESLHDEFLRRFTAAVDAAAVGDPSQDVLMGPLLDAKFAERYEKFLGWVQPQHTVLGRTGRITAANPRHGFVGDPAKGLFYHPVVVDGVSPGDELFDQETFGPIVGVTSYSTLDEAIDLANAPGYGLSSSIYTTDPADAFAYRRGISAGMVSINNSTSGAEAHLPFGGNGKSGNGSRQSGIWVLDQFTRWQSVNWDYSGRLQKAQMDVADLDADLGFRLDES; encoded by the coding sequence ATGTCCCGCACTGTCACCTCGGTCGTCGACGGCCAGGCCGTTCCCGGCGACCGCACCGTCGCCAGCCTCAACCCCGCGGACCTCGACGACGTCGTCGGTGAGGTGAGCCTCGCACCGGGGCGCATCTTCACCGCCGCCGCCTCCGTCGCCCGCAACGCCCAGCGGGCCTGGGCCGACGTCCCGGCGCCGGTCCGCGGCCGGGCCATCGCCCACATCGGCCGCGTTGTCGAGGAGAACGCCGAGAGCCTCGCCCGGCTGGTCACCCGCGAGATCGGCAAGCCGTACGCCGAGGCGCTCGGCGAGGTCCGCGAGATCGTCGACACCTGCGACTTCTTCCTCGGCGAGGGCCGCCGCCTGTACGGCCAGACGGTCCCCAGCGAGATGCCCGACAAGCAGCTGTTCACCTTCCGCAACCCGGTCGGCACGGTCGCCGTCATCACCGCCGGCAACTTCCCGGTCGCGGTGCCGTCCTGGTACATCGTCCCGGCGCTGCTCACCGGCAACACCATCGTGTGGAAGCCGGCCGAGTACTCCGCGGTCGTCTCGAACGCCTTCCACGACCTGTTCGTCAAGGGCGGCGGGCTGCCCGACGGCGTGTTCAACCTGGTGCACGCCGACGGCGCCGAGACGTACGCGGGGCTGCAGGAGTCGCTGGAGCTGGGCTACATCGACAAGGTCGGCTTCACCGGCTCGTCCGAGGTGGGCCGCGAGATCGGTGCGCTCACGGGCCGGCACCTGCAGACCGCCTGTCTCGAGCTGGGCGGCAAGAACCCGCTGGTCGTCGCGCCGAGCGCCGACCTCGACCTCGCCGTCGAGGGAGCGCTGTTCAGCGGCTTCGGCACCGCCGGCCAGCGCTGCACGTCGCTGGGGACGGTCATCGTGCACGAGTCGCTGCACGACGAGTTCCTGCGCCGTTTCACCGCCGCGGTCGACGCGGCCGCCGTCGGCGACCCAAGCCAGGACGTCCTCATGGGCCCGCTGCTCGACGCGAAGTTCGCCGAGCGGTACGAGAAGTTCCTCGGCTGGGTCCAGCCGCAGCACACCGTGCTCGGGCGCACCGGCCGCATCACCGCCGCCAACCCGCGCCACGGCTTCGTCGGCGACCCCGCGAAGGGCCTGTTCTACCACCCGGTGGTGGTCGACGGCGTCAGCCCCGGCGACGAGCTGTTCGACCAGGAGACGTTCGGCCCCATCGTCGGCGTCACGTCGTACAGCACGCTCGACGAGGCCATCGACCTCGCCAACGCGCCCGGCTACGGCCTGTCCAGCAGCATCTACACGACCGACCCGGCCGACGCGTTCGCGTACCGGCGCGGCATCTCCGCCGGCATGGTGAGCATCAACAACTCCACGTCCGGCGCCGAGGCGCACCTGCCGTTCGGCGGCAACGGCAAGTCGGGCAACGGGTCGCGGCAGTCCGGCATCTGGGTGCTCGACCAGTTCACCCGCTGGCAGTCGGTGAACTGGGACTACTCCGGGCGGCTGCAGAAGGCGCAGATGGACGTCGCCGACCTCGACGCCGACCTCGGCTTCCGGCTCGACGAGTCGTGA